The Halomicronema hongdechloris C2206 genome includes a window with the following:
- a CDS encoding LmeA family phospholipid-binding protein: MGTQTAVGADFGERMLNSVASQSIRHLFSRSELVEVDIRCSPPSKLLQGVVDSFKMNGRGLVIRQQFEAQEMMFETDAVSIDVGALFGGKLRLRQPTQAVAQVILAEDAINRAFEADLVKARLQQVDHPELTQLSGGEPVSFRNVKVQLHPNQRIAIAAYTDLPNIQNVPLQVMTTLTLEKRRRIRFADPEFQPEGIPEDMQGVSEVLTEGLVKVLDNMVDLDRFNLDGVLLRVNRLETKGKQLVFSGYAQIEHFPRI, from the coding sequence ATGGGAACGCAAACGGCTGTGGGAGCTGATTTTGGGGAACGGATGTTGAACTCCGTTGCCAGTCAGTCCATCCGTCACCTGTTCAGTCGCAGTGAGTTGGTCGAGGTGGATATTCGCTGTTCCCCTCCCAGCAAATTGCTACAAGGGGTCGTAGACAGCTTCAAGATGAATGGCCGCGGCTTAGTGATCCGACAGCAGTTTGAAGCCCAGGAAATGATGTTTGAAACCGATGCGGTTTCCATCGATGTGGGAGCCTTGTTCGGGGGTAAGTTGCGTCTGCGGCAACCAACCCAGGCTGTGGCCCAAGTGATCCTGGCCGAGGATGCGATCAATCGGGCCTTTGAGGCTGATCTCGTGAAAGCCCGGCTCCAGCAGGTAGATCATCCGGAACTGACTCAGCTGTCGGGGGGAGAACCGGTGAGTTTCCGCAATGTTAAGGTGCAACTTCATCCTAATCAGCGCATTGCGATCGCAGCCTACACCGATCTGCCCAACATCCAAAATGTCCCCCTTCAGGTGATGACTACCTTAACCTTAGAAAAGCGTCGCCGTATCCGCTTTGCCGATCCCGAGTTTCAACCCGAGGGCATCCCTGAGGATATGCAGGGGGTATCTGAAGTATTGACCGAGGGCCTAGTGAAGGTCCTCGACAACATGGTAGACCTGGACCGCTTCAACCTGGACGGGGTCTTGTTGCGAGTCAATCGTCTGGAGACTAAAGGTAAGCAGTTGGTCTTCAGCGGCTACGCCCAGATTGAGCATTTTCCTCGGATCTGA
- a CDS encoding MotA/TolQ/ExbB proton channel family protein: MSIGELMAAGGIVMWPLLGFSLVTTVLILERGWFWLRLRRQQRQLVQQALAAYQQNPAVALAQLQQRADLPVARIFMAALALPEATPDEFRLALESAAQAELPLLKRFHTVFETVIGISPLLGLLGTILGLIRALSSLRLGEAAGERTLGVTAGIGEALVSTATGLVIAIITLFFANLFQGLYRRQRAFIQEVGGHLEILQRRHYRQLMQPPIERR, translated from the coding sequence ATGTCCATAGGTGAGTTGATGGCAGCTGGTGGAATCGTCATGTGGCCCCTGCTCGGTTTCTCTCTGGTGACGACGGTACTGATTTTAGAGCGTGGTTGGTTTTGGCTGCGCCTGCGGCGGCAGCAGCGTCAACTGGTGCAGCAGGCTCTGGCTGCCTATCAACAGAATCCCGCCGTAGCCTTGGCTCAGCTGCAGCAACGGGCTGACCTGCCAGTGGCCCGCATTTTTATGGCTGCTCTGGCATTACCGGAAGCCACCCCCGATGAGTTTCGGTTGGCCTTAGAAAGTGCAGCCCAAGCGGAACTGCCGTTACTGAAACGCTTTCATACAGTGTTTGAGACGGTGATTGGTATTTCACCGCTACTGGGCCTACTCGGCACCATTCTGGGCTTGATTCGGGCCTTGTCGTCATTGCGATTGGGGGAGGCAGCTGGTGAGCGCACCTTAGGAGTAACAGCTGGCATTGGTGAAGCCTTGGTATCCACGGCAACAGGCTTAGTGATCGCCATCATTACCTTGTTTTTTGCCAATCTGTTTCAAGGACTCTATCGCCGACAACGGGCCTTTATTCAAGAGGTGGGGGGGCACTTAGAAATCCTACAACGGCGCCATTATCGGCAGCTCATGCAGCCTCCCATTGAGCGCAGATAA
- a CDS encoding UDP-glucose dehydrogenase family protein, giving the protein MRVCVIGTGYVGLVTGVCLAHAGHDVICVDNNEEKVKLMQSGQSPIYEPSLSELMQSSMQAQRLSFTTDLGQGVNHGDILFIAVGTPALPNGESDTRYVEAVARGIGTHLNGGYKVIVNKSTVPIGSGDWVRMIVLDGVSERQKELVGAGGAPVATHPEVTADFDVVSNPEFLREGSAVYDTFNPDRIVLGSNNRRAIEMMKELYAPIVERQLSDEANLPPVPVLVTDLSSAEMVKYASNAFLATKISFINEVANICDRVGADVTQVAQGIGLDSRIGNKFLQAGIGWGGSCFPKDVSALIHTADDYGYEAQLLKSTVNVNERQRLIALEKLQQVLKILKGKTVGLLGLTFKPDTDDMRDAPSLVLIEQLNRLGAKVKAYDPIVSQSGMRHGLSGVIVETDPERLADGCDALVLVTDWKKFKSLDYGKMAELMNTPILIDGRNFLDQEVLATAGFRYMGIGR; this is encoded by the coding sequence ATGCGTGTTTGTGTTATTGGAACTGGTTATGTCGGCCTGGTGACTGGCGTCTGTCTGGCCCACGCTGGCCACGACGTCATCTGTGTCGACAATAATGAAGAAAAAGTTAAGTTGATGCAGTCTGGGCAATCCCCCATTTACGAGCCTTCCCTATCGGAGTTGATGCAGTCCTCAATGCAGGCCCAACGGCTTTCCTTTACCACCGACTTGGGCCAGGGAGTTAACCACGGTGACATCTTATTCATTGCCGTGGGGACGCCGGCTCTGCCCAATGGAGAAAGTGATACTCGCTATGTCGAGGCGGTTGCCCGAGGCATTGGCACTCACCTCAATGGGGGCTATAAGGTCATCGTCAATAAGTCGACGGTGCCCATTGGTTCCGGTGATTGGGTGCGGATGATCGTGCTAGATGGGGTATCTGAGCGTCAGAAGGAACTGGTGGGAGCTGGTGGGGCTCCAGTGGCTACCCATCCTGAGGTGACGGCTGACTTCGATGTAGTCAGTAACCCGGAGTTTCTACGGGAAGGGTCAGCTGTCTATGATACCTTTAACCCCGACCGCATTGTCTTGGGCAGCAACAATCGCCGCGCCATCGAGATGATGAAGGAGCTCTATGCGCCCATCGTCGAGCGCCAACTATCTGACGAGGCCAATTTGCCCCCGGTGCCTGTGCTGGTAACCGATTTGAGTTCGGCTGAGATGGTCAAGTATGCCTCCAATGCCTTTTTGGCCACTAAGATTAGCTTTATCAACGAGGTCGCCAATATTTGCGATCGCGTTGGCGCCGATGTCACCCAGGTGGCTCAGGGCATTGGCCTCGACTCCCGCATCGGCAACAAATTCCTGCAAGCGGGCATTGGCTGGGGCGGCTCCTGTTTCCCCAAAGATGTCTCAGCCCTGATCCATACCGCCGATGACTACGGCTACGAGGCGCAACTGCTGAAATCAACCGTCAACGTCAACGAGCGCCAGCGGCTAATTGCCCTAGAAAAACTGCAACAGGTCTTGAAGATCCTCAAGGGCAAGACCGTCGGCTTGCTGGGCCTTACCTTTAAGCCTGACACCGATGACATGCGCGATGCGCCTTCCCTGGTCCTGATTGAGCAACTCAACCGTCTGGGCGCCAAGGTTAAAGCCTACGATCCCATCGTTTCCCAGAGTGGCATGCGCCATGGCCTGTCAGGGGTGATTGTCGAGACCGACCCAGAGCGCCTAGCCGATGGCTGCGATGCCCTAGTTCTGGTCACCGACTGGAAGAAGTTCAAGTCCCTTGATTACGGCAAGATGGCAGAGTTGATGAATACGCCGATTCTAATCGACGGTCGTAATTTCCTCGATCAGGAGGTCTTGGCAACCGCCGGCTTCCGTTACATGGGCATTGGTCGCTAA
- a CDS encoding UDP-glucuronic acid decarboxylase family protein, whose translation MRILVTGGAGFIGSHLIDRLMEAGHEVLCLDNFYTGHKRNILRWLDHPYFELIRHDITEPIRLEVDQIYHLACPASPVHYQYNPVKTIKTNVIGTLNMLGLAKRVRARFLLASTSEIYGDPEVHPQAEEYRGNVNTIGIRSCYDEGKRVAETLAFDYHRQNDVDIRVARIFNTYGPRMLENDGRVVSNFVVQALQGNPLTIYGDGSQTRSFCYVADLVEGLIRLMAGDHVGPVNLGNPDEYTILELAKTIQTMVNPDAAVKFEPLPQDDPRRRRPDITRAKHWLGWQPTVSLKPGLEKTIQDFRQRLEHLPTPASARVSG comes from the coding sequence ATGAGAATTCTGGTTACTGGTGGTGCTGGTTTCATCGGGTCCCATTTAATAGACCGTTTGATGGAGGCTGGCCACGAGGTCCTTTGCCTCGACAATTTCTATACAGGCCATAAGCGTAATATTCTGCGCTGGCTAGATCACCCTTACTTCGAGCTGATTCGCCACGACATCACTGAACCGATCCGCTTAGAGGTCGATCAGATTTACCATTTGGCTTGTCCGGCCTCACCGGTCCACTATCAGTACAATCCGGTAAAAACCATTAAGACCAATGTCATTGGCACCCTGAATATGCTGGGCTTGGCTAAGCGAGTCAGGGCTCGATTCTTGTTGGCCTCGACCTCTGAGATCTACGGAGATCCTGAAGTCCATCCCCAGGCTGAGGAGTATCGGGGCAATGTCAATACCATTGGTATCCGTAGTTGCTATGACGAAGGCAAGCGGGTGGCTGAAACCCTGGCTTTTGACTATCACCGGCAAAATGATGTGGATATTCGGGTAGCCCGTATTTTCAATACCTATGGCCCTCGCATGTTGGAGAATGACGGTCGGGTGGTGAGTAACTTTGTGGTGCAAGCACTGCAGGGTAACCCCTTGACAATCTATGGCGATGGTTCCCAGACTCGCAGTTTTTGCTACGTGGCTGATTTAGTCGAGGGGCTGATACGGCTGATGGCTGGCGATCACGTTGGCCCCGTCAATCTAGGCAATCCAGATGAGTACACCATTTTGGAGCTGGCCAAGACCATTCAAACCATGGTCAATCCCGATGCAGCGGTGAAATTTGAACCCCTGCCCCAGGATGATCCGAGGCGGCGACGGCCCGATATTACTCGCGCCAAACACTGGCTGGGATGGCAGCCTACGGTGTCTCTGAAGCCCGGCTTGGAGAAAACCATTCAAGATTTCCGGCAGCGGTTAGAACACCTCCCTACGCCGGCATCGGCCCGGGTGTCTGGATAG
- a CDS encoding GNAT family N-acetyltransferase: protein MPHPCLPRRPLIPGYVLGQGSCLDRAQLVKYMARTYAEISPQVSQSHIAATVENHLSPATPLWWVWQASPDVGDPVACLWLGNAVDQLSGQRHAYLLVLYVDPAHRRQGIATALMHQAQTWATQRGDHQIGLQVLSNNVTALTLYRRLGYVSHAIMMTKPLP, encoded by the coding sequence GTGCCTCATCCCTGCCTCCCTCGACGCCCCTTAATCCCAGGCTATGTCTTGGGGCAAGGTTCCTGCCTCGATCGAGCCCAATTAGTCAAATATATGGCTCGCACCTACGCCGAGATCAGTCCCCAGGTATCTCAGAGCCATATTGCTGCCACGGTCGAGAATCATCTCTCTCCGGCTACTCCCCTGTGGTGGGTTTGGCAGGCGTCGCCTGACGTAGGGGACCCAGTGGCTTGCCTGTGGTTAGGCAATGCTGTCGATCAACTCAGTGGCCAACGCCACGCCTATCTCCTGGTGTTATATGTAGACCCTGCCCATCGTCGCCAAGGCATTGCTACGGCCTTGATGCACCAAGCTCAGACTTGGGCGACCCAACGAGGAGATCACCAGATCGGGCTGCAAGTATTGAGCAATAATGTTACCGCCCTCACCCTTTATCGCCGGCTGGGATACGTCTCCCACGCCATCATGATGACAAAACCCTTGCCTTGA